A part of Tessaracoccus timonensis genomic DNA contains:
- the tmk gene encoding dTMP kinase, with translation MTGLFIAFEGGDSVGKSTQVEYLAAHLAGLDVDRVVTRQPGGTQLGATLRRLLLDPATGDVDARAEALTYAADKAQHVHELIAPALASGKVVITDRYVDSMIAYQGAGRALNLDEVSRIAWWAVGGLRPHLTILLDADPADAVHRIATKDRLEDAGMEFHHRARQHFLDLAAQRPDEYLVLHARAPRDEIAGRVADAVDALLARRN, from the coding sequence GTGACAGGGCTCTTCATTGCATTCGAAGGCGGCGACAGCGTCGGCAAATCCACCCAAGTGGAATACCTTGCAGCCCACCTGGCGGGGCTCGACGTAGACCGGGTGGTGACGCGCCAACCCGGCGGTACGCAACTGGGCGCTACGCTCCGACGCCTGCTGCTCGACCCGGCGACAGGCGACGTCGACGCCAGGGCGGAAGCGCTCACCTACGCCGCCGACAAGGCACAGCACGTACACGAACTTATCGCCCCCGCACTGGCGAGCGGGAAGGTAGTCATCACCGACCGCTACGTCGATTCGATGATCGCCTACCAGGGGGCGGGCAGGGCGCTGAACCTCGACGAGGTGTCCCGCATTGCCTGGTGGGCGGTCGGTGGGCTCCGTCCGCACTTGACGATCCTCCTCGACGCCGACCCCGCCGACGCCGTGCACCGCATCGCGACGAAGGATCGGCTCGAAGATGCCGGCATGGAATTCCATCATCGGGCACGACAGCACTTCCTCGACCTCGCCGCGCAGCGCCCCGACGAGTACCTCGTCTTGCACGCGCGAGCTCCCCGCGATGAGATTGCAGGACGCGTGGCCGACGCCGTCGACGCGTTGCTCGCTCGACGCAACTGA
- a CDS encoding alpha/beta hydrolase, whose translation MDRRLRLTQVVIALLCVSLVFSLFAFGLVGGGTSPDQQPPTVRPTRQAPRKVDEGQRLPGELARQLDTLDVFKPDVTPNPDRQTSYQPAGKPKATLPGSLGDDLRAYAEQPVEWEKCGEGLCAKILAPLDWENPGQAAVELAVTKVPSANPSLDPLFVNPGGPGAGGTAFATQFAPDYFKGMDIIGWDPRGTGASTHVQCGSPAETDKLFDLDSTPDDATEERALQDGYRQFAKQCRDASGELLDHISSVDVARDMDLLRHLVGAKKLNFLGVSYGTFIGAMYATLFPDTSGRLVLDGAVEITDEEPVPQIVGFERAFVAWADWCAEQQVCVLHGKSSKELQQQVTSWLQSLDASPLDVGKRKLTQSHAATGIAMFLYADDSGYRALAEFLREAMAGNGEGLLRAADELNGRGQGGKYETIAYAFPAMGCADSYDEGAAAVPKRAREAMADTPILGRHMGYGYQCEFWTAEPLPAYKLDAKDADPILVVGSTGDSATPYEQAERMAKQLEPARLLTYEGAGHGAVTGGNQCVTRTVGEFLADGKLPEEGKRCK comes from the coding sequence ATGGATAGAAGACTGAGGCTCACACAAGTTGTCATCGCACTGCTGTGTGTGAGCCTCGTCTTTTCCCTGTTCGCGTTTGGGCTCGTCGGCGGTGGAACGTCACCCGACCAACAACCCCCGACGGTGCGGCCCACACGCCAAGCACCTCGGAAGGTGGACGAAGGGCAGCGCCTGCCCGGCGAGCTCGCACGTCAACTCGACACGCTCGACGTGTTCAAGCCCGACGTCACCCCGAACCCTGATCGCCAGACCAGCTACCAGCCAGCGGGGAAGCCGAAGGCCACGCTCCCCGGAAGCTTGGGCGACGATCTGCGCGCCTACGCCGAGCAACCCGTCGAATGGGAAAAGTGCGGCGAGGGGCTGTGCGCGAAGATCCTTGCTCCGCTCGACTGGGAGAATCCGGGCCAGGCCGCCGTCGAATTGGCGGTCACCAAGGTGCCGAGCGCGAATCCGAGCTTGGATCCACTGTTCGTCAACCCCGGCGGTCCCGGGGCGGGAGGCACCGCGTTCGCCACCCAATTCGCACCTGACTACTTCAAGGGCATGGACATCATCGGTTGGGACCCGCGCGGCACAGGCGCATCCACGCACGTCCAATGCGGCTCCCCAGCAGAGACGGATAAGCTCTTCGACCTCGACTCCACGCCCGACGACGCCACCGAAGAACGCGCTCTCCAGGACGGCTACCGTCAGTTCGCGAAGCAATGCCGAGACGCATCGGGCGAGCTGCTCGACCACATCTCCAGCGTCGATGTGGCGCGCGACATGGACCTGCTGCGGCACCTCGTCGGAGCCAAGAAACTGAACTTCCTGGGCGTCTCCTACGGCACCTTCATCGGCGCCATGTACGCCACCTTGTTTCCCGACACCTCCGGGCGGCTCGTGCTCGACGGCGCCGTCGAGATCACCGACGAAGAACCGGTGCCGCAGATCGTCGGGTTTGAGCGAGCCTTCGTCGCATGGGCTGACTGGTGTGCGGAACAGCAGGTGTGTGTGCTGCACGGGAAGTCGTCGAAGGAGCTCCAGCAGCAGGTCACGAGCTGGCTGCAAAGTCTGGACGCGTCGCCCCTCGACGTGGGCAAGCGCAAGCTGACGCAGTCACACGCGGCCACCGGCATCGCCATGTTCCTGTACGCCGACGACTCGGGCTACCGCGCGCTCGCGGAGTTCCTGCGCGAAGCCATGGCAGGTAACGGCGAAGGGCTGCTGCGGGCCGCCGACGAATTGAACGGCCGAGGGCAGGGCGGAAAGTACGAGACCATCGCCTACGCATTCCCTGCGATGGGCTGCGCGGATTCCTACGACGAGGGTGCCGCCGCCGTGCCGAAGCGCGCCAGGGAGGCCATGGCGGACACGCCCATCCTCGGCCGCCACATGGGCTACGGCTACCAGTGCGAGTTCTGGACCGCCGAACCGCTGCCGGCCTACAAGCTCGACGCGAAGGACGCCGACCCGATCCTCGTCGTCGGTTCGACGGGCGACTCCGCGACGCCGTACGAGCAGGCCGAGCGGATGGCGAAGCAGCTCGAACCAGCGAGGCTGCTCACCTACGAGGGCGCCGGGCACGGTGCCGTGACCGGCGGCAATCAATGCGTGACGCGCACCGTCGGGGAATTCCTCGCCGATGGCAAGCTGCCCGAGGAGGGGAAGCGGTGCAAGTAA
- a CDS encoding DoxX family protein gives MSTNNSNDWVREGTPREDWDADTDYGVEVDPAEWDDYAQEQAVPVRTPEAARDYVPPTQQEQQSEPQEPVEQAQVADEESSDAPQPDAATPTVDEAPATDSAPATVVHEDDARDTEASERQAAAADVRDEQRPVEEQPAEEHSVEESPVDEAPESGSPVDEFQSSYETADDEHTAVRPRPIVPEVAAEQPESITDTAEHRPDSGDSEATGVYDVVDRDDAQPEDASQLESETKPDSEPEPRDDHAEGETAAAAAPLAAGAVAADATDDAQHDEGEYASLYREEDQKLEPESAVEPEPEAETTQAVTPPVDDNTQVLDNERLAAEEAEERERQARLQEQRDARDARLGVVASSQDAGVRVVTKPVKRQADKFFGAFSLFVLRGVLAAILGVLAYQVLQDVTRTEEFIANTVVPEPRLVAWILGYGLAVLAALLLIGLGARFFSVLLVLISGASLALFRWGAFSIFMDGREGFLGDRTLLTLAAALVIVAFGAGRWSIDGAIYSARQKSKDTIDE, from the coding sequence ATGTCGACCAACAACTCCAACGACTGGGTTCGGGAAGGCACCCCCCGTGAAGACTGGGATGCCGATACCGACTACGGTGTCGAAGTCGACCCTGCAGAATGGGACGACTACGCACAGGAGCAGGCTGTGCCCGTGCGCACACCGGAGGCCGCACGCGACTACGTGCCGCCGACGCAGCAGGAACAGCAGTCCGAGCCGCAGGAGCCCGTCGAGCAGGCGCAGGTAGCAGACGAGGAATCATCCGACGCCCCGCAACCTGATGCCGCGACGCCTACCGTCGACGAGGCTCCCGCCACGGATTCAGCACCTGCGACGGTCGTGCATGAGGACGATGCGCGCGACACTGAGGCCAGCGAGAGGCAGGCAGCTGCCGCAGACGTTCGCGACGAACAGCGCCCGGTCGAGGAGCAGCCGGCTGAGGAACACTCAGTCGAGGAAAGCCCCGTTGATGAGGCGCCAGAGAGCGGTTCCCCCGTCGATGAGTTCCAAAGCAGCTACGAGACTGCCGACGACGAGCACACGGCGGTGCGTCCGCGCCCGATTGTGCCGGAAGTTGCTGCCGAGCAGCCTGAGAGCATCACGGATACTGCTGAGCATCGTCCCGACAGTGGCGATTCCGAAGCTACGGGTGTGTACGACGTCGTTGATCGCGACGATGCCCAGCCCGAGGACGCATCGCAGCTCGAAAGCGAGACAAAGCCTGACTCTGAACCGGAACCCCGCGACGATCACGCTGAGGGCGAGACCGCCGCTGCGGCTGCGCCGCTGGCGGCAGGTGCCGTAGCGGCTGATGCTACCGATGACGCCCAGCACGACGAAGGCGAGTACGCCTCGCTCTACCGCGAGGAAGACCAGAAACTCGAGCCCGAATCGGCCGTCGAGCCCGAACCAGAGGCTGAAACCACGCAGGCCGTCACTCCTCCGGTGGATGACAACACGCAGGTGCTTGATAACGAGCGTTTGGCCGCTGAGGAAGCCGAGGAGCGCGAGCGTCAGGCCCGACTCCAGGAACAGCGGGATGCCCGCGACGCCCGGCTCGGCGTCGTGGCAAGCTCGCAGGATGCCGGTGTGCGCGTGGTCACCAAGCCCGTGAAGCGTCAGGCAGACAAGTTCTTTGGTGCGTTCTCGCTGTTCGTGCTGCGCGGTGTGCTCGCAGCCATTCTCGGCGTGCTGGCCTACCAGGTGCTCCAGGACGTCACCCGCACCGAAGAGTTCATCGCAAACACCGTCGTGCCTGAGCCGCGACTCGTCGCTTGGATCCTGGGCTACGGGCTGGCCGTACTGGCTGCGCTCTTGCTTATCGGTTTGGGCGCGCGGTTCTTCAGCGTGCTGCTTGTGCTCATCTCCGGAGCCTCGCTGGCGCTGTTCCGCTGGGGTGCGTTCAGCATCTTCATGGATGGCCGCGAAGGTTTCCTCGGCGATCGCACGCTGCTCACACTGGCCGCAGCGCTCGTCATCGTTGCGTTCGGTGCCGGACGCTGGTCGATCGACGGTGCCATCTACTCCGCGAGGCAGAAATCGAAGGACACGATCGACGAATAA
- a CDS encoding methyltransferase translates to MALRSRLVEAGYTANGVLERIGELGQAGLGRNITVPASRELGPANDPLATLIKLFILQQDVPSRDVVFLEGEADEYLTEHDGRVRATVDVRPYGSPDDGASGWVVSDLTPGLDMMTTPTRPDYVLGVSPASTTLAQMTMRTPVQSALDLGTGCGVQSLHLAQHAKSVVATDVNARALAMARESAALTGVSADVREGSLFSPVAGEQFDLIVSNPPYVMSPPAKDSSTLTYRETNFTGDGLLQAILRDAPAHLTPGGSLQLLTNWAILDGQEWDERIRSQVTPLNLDVWVIERERLDKYSYIEMWLADAGLAGTRKWRPAYERWLEYFAELRIAEVGMGWILVTDAGRATPHIRVESWPHAVQQPVGPVFARHRAAVDAATAPDEQLLASRPRLVDVRQETVGAPGAEDPEHIVFRQTTGLLRGMTTDTAFAAVLGALDGDLTVQQVLDAVAQILELDPSQFTVDMLAKLRKALEEQYLVPEGS, encoded by the coding sequence ATGGCATTGCGTAGCCGATTGGTCGAGGCGGGATACACGGCGAATGGTGTGTTAGAGCGCATCGGTGAGCTTGGCCAAGCCGGGCTCGGACGCAACATCACGGTGCCCGCATCCCGCGAATTAGGCCCTGCCAATGATCCGCTCGCCACGCTCATCAAGCTGTTCATCTTGCAGCAGGACGTCCCGAGCCGCGATGTTGTGTTCCTGGAAGGAGAAGCCGACGAGTATCTCACCGAGCACGACGGGCGCGTGCGGGCCACCGTCGACGTTCGGCCGTACGGTTCTCCCGACGACGGCGCGTCGGGCTGGGTGGTCTCCGACTTGACACCCGGCCTTGACATGATGACTACGCCCACTCGCCCCGACTATGTGCTGGGTGTCTCCCCGGCGTCCACCACGCTGGCGCAAATGACGATGCGCACACCGGTCCAGAGTGCGCTCGATCTCGGCACTGGTTGCGGGGTGCAGTCGTTGCACCTCGCCCAGCATGCGAAGAGCGTTGTTGCCACCGACGTCAATGCCAGAGCGCTCGCCATGGCGCGCGAGAGCGCCGCGCTCACCGGTGTCAGCGCCGACGTTCGGGAAGGGTCGCTGTTCTCGCCGGTTGCGGGGGAACAATTCGACCTCATCGTCTCCAATCCGCCGTACGTGATGAGCCCACCGGCGAAGGACAGCTCGACGCTGACCTACCGAGAGACGAATTTCACCGGCGACGGTCTGCTGCAGGCCATTCTCCGCGACGCTCCGGCGCATCTGACTCCGGGCGGCAGCCTCCAGCTACTCACGAACTGGGCCATTCTGGACGGCCAGGAGTGGGATGAGCGCATCCGCTCGCAGGTGACACCGCTCAACCTCGATGTGTGGGTGATCGAAAGGGAACGCCTTGACAAGTACAGCTACATCGAGATGTGGCTCGCCGACGCCGGGCTCGCCGGCACGCGGAAGTGGCGGCCCGCCTATGAGCGGTGGCTCGAATATTTCGCAGAACTGCGCATCGCGGAAGTGGGGATGGGCTGGATTCTCGTCACCGACGCGGGCAGGGCCACACCGCACATCCGCGTCGAATCGTGGCCCCACGCCGTCCAACAACCGGTGGGCCCAGTCTTCGCGCGGCACCGCGCCGCCGTCGACGCGGCCACCGCACCCGACGAGCAGCTGCTCGCCTCACGCCCACGACTCGTCGACGTGCGCCAGGAAACCGTGGGCGCACCAGGCGCGGAAGACCCGGAGCACATCGTGTTTAGGCAGACCACCGGGCTGCTTCGAGGCATGACCACCGACACCGCGTTCGCCGCCGTGCTCGGAGCACTCGACGGCGACCTCACCGTGCAGCAGGTGCTCGACGCGGTAGCGCAGATCCTGGAGCTGGACCCGTCGCAATTCACGGTGGACATGCTTGCCAAACTGCGCAAGGCTCTCGAAGAGCAGTACCTTGTTCCAGAAGGGAGCTGA
- a CDS encoding FAD-dependent oxidoreductase, translated as MYDAVIIGAGLAGLEAARDLRARGLRVTVLEARDRVGGRVENIVLPDGAYLEMGGQWIGSGFDALRELIAHYSLETVGIPEPDGRFIVRHHEKTHQVPTDGNTTVLNPFEVADLGQGLLRLRRLAHRLVNDEVWARANHLWLEQTLERWASANIRTEMSRVRLAEVFASAFEVEASNTSLLKALHLVQDGPDLESMLAVNGQLEQLRVVGGMHTLARRMADDLGDIVRLGQEVTGIRHRADGATVVLASGEEVEGRFVISTLPPRLATSLAHEPALPAWRVEESDKVNPGNVIKAYLLFDEPFWRARGLSGQSSADAGPVRVTFDTTPANASQGHLMGFFAGLEAVSLAKRTPQIRERAFLDSVRASFGDGVPQPSGYVERDWTAEQFTQGCHGAHFAPGIWTTVGPGLAKPEGVLYWAGAEYATRFNGYMEGALRSGQAAAAAVASRCA; from the coding sequence GTGTACGACGCAGTCATCATAGGAGCCGGTTTGGCGGGGCTCGAAGCAGCCCGAGACCTGCGCGCTCGCGGGCTGCGTGTAACCGTCTTGGAAGCGCGCGACCGTGTTGGCGGGCGCGTGGAGAACATCGTGTTGCCCGACGGGGCATATCTCGAGATGGGTGGCCAATGGATTGGCTCCGGCTTCGACGCGCTGCGCGAGCTGATTGCCCACTACAGCCTGGAGACCGTCGGCATTCCTGAGCCGGACGGCAGGTTCATCGTCCGCCATCACGAAAAGACGCATCAGGTTCCCACCGACGGCAACACCACCGTGCTGAACCCGTTCGAGGTGGCCGACTTGGGGCAGGGGCTGCTGCGTCTGCGGCGGCTGGCACATCGCCTTGTCAATGACGAGGTATGGGCACGGGCGAATCATCTCTGGCTGGAGCAGACGCTCGAGCGCTGGGCGTCTGCGAACATCCGCACCGAGATGTCGCGGGTTCGGCTCGCTGAAGTGTTCGCATCCGCGTTCGAGGTCGAAGCCTCCAACACATCGCTATTGAAAGCGCTGCATCTCGTCCAGGACGGGCCTGACCTCGAATCCATGCTTGCTGTGAACGGCCAGCTGGAGCAGCTGCGCGTGGTGGGCGGCATGCATACGTTGGCCCGACGCATGGCCGACGATCTCGGCGACATCGTGCGCCTCGGACAGGAAGTGACGGGTATTCGTCATCGTGCCGACGGCGCCACCGTTGTGCTGGCCAGCGGCGAGGAAGTCGAGGGGCGTTTCGTGATCTCGACGCTGCCACCGCGCTTGGCTACGTCGCTTGCCCATGAACCTGCACTGCCTGCTTGGCGCGTCGAGGAATCCGACAAGGTGAACCCGGGCAATGTGATTAAGGCATACCTGCTGTTCGACGAGCCCTTCTGGCGCGCGCGGGGGCTGTCAGGGCAATCTAGCGCAGACGCGGGGCCGGTGCGCGTCACGTTCGACACCACGCCGGCGAACGCGTCGCAGGGTCACCTCATGGGATTTTTTGCCGGCTTGGAGGCGGTGTCGTTGGCGAAGCGCACGCCACAGATTCGTGAGCGGGCGTTCCTCGATTCCGTGCGGGCATCGTTCGGCGACGGCGTGCCGCAGCCGAGCGGTTACGTTGAGCGCGACTGGACGGCGGAGCAGTTCACCCAGGGTTGTCACGGCGCTCACTTCGCGCCGGGCATCTGGACCACCGTCGGCCCGGGTCTCGCGAAGCCAGAAGGAGTGCTCTATTGGGCCGGCGCCGAGTACGCCACCCGATTCAACGGGTACATGGAGGGTGCGCTGCGCTCTGGTCAGGCGGCCGCGGCTGCGGTAGCCTCCCGGTGTGCCTGA
- a CDS encoding DNA polymerase III subunit delta' produces the protein MADVYGELIGQERVVETLRRAASGARHAMTHAWLFVGPPGSGRSNAAKAFAAALQCPRGGCGACEECRTALSGAHPDVTLVRTEQLSIGVKETREMVFRANVAPVKGRYQVVVVEDADRVTERAADALLKGLEEPAPRTVWLLCAPSPDDVIITIRSRCRTVKLATPSDDAVAQLLVERDGIDPALAAHAARAAQGHVGRARGLARSEDARIRRHEVLTIPAKLGSVTDCLVAAENLVANATADAEEICAPLDENEMASLKESLGVGGKGTRKPRNAQAALRELEDEHKTRRKRIVRDSLDRVLTEFTALYRDVLAVQTSAGAPLINADIADIVEQLARRSSAERTVRVLDHILATRTRLEGNVAPQLAFEALLVGILRS, from the coding sequence ATGGCGGACGTATACGGCGAACTGATCGGGCAGGAGCGCGTGGTCGAGACGTTGCGCCGCGCCGCCTCCGGTGCTCGGCACGCCATGACGCACGCCTGGCTGTTCGTCGGCCCTCCAGGTAGTGGCAGGTCGAACGCGGCCAAAGCCTTCGCCGCGGCATTGCAGTGCCCGCGAGGGGGCTGCGGGGCGTGTGAGGAGTGCCGCACGGCACTCAGCGGTGCCCACCCCGACGTCACGCTGGTGCGCACCGAACAGCTCTCCATCGGCGTGAAAGAGACACGCGAGATGGTGTTCCGCGCGAACGTGGCACCAGTGAAGGGGCGCTACCAAGTCGTCGTCGTGGAAGACGCCGATCGCGTCACCGAACGCGCCGCCGATGCCCTACTCAAGGGGCTCGAAGAGCCCGCGCCGCGCACGGTGTGGCTGCTGTGCGCACCCAGCCCCGACGACGTCATCATCACCATCCGCTCGCGGTGCCGCACGGTGAAGCTCGCCACGCCTTCCGACGATGCCGTCGCGCAGCTGCTTGTGGAGCGCGACGGCATCGACCCAGCGCTGGCTGCCCATGCTGCGCGTGCGGCGCAGGGGCACGTCGGGAGGGCTCGTGGGCTCGCCCGATCTGAAGACGCCCGCATTCGTCGGCACGAGGTGCTCACCATCCCAGCCAAGCTGGGTTCCGTTACCGACTGCCTGGTGGCCGCGGAGAATCTCGTGGCGAATGCCACTGCGGATGCCGAAGAAATCTGCGCGCCACTCGACGAGAACGAGATGGCCTCGCTGAAGGAGTCGCTGGGCGTGGGCGGCAAGGGCACGCGCAAACCGCGGAACGCGCAGGCTGCTCTTCGAGAGCTGGAAGATGAGCACAAGACTCGCCGCAAGCGCATTGTCCGAGATTCCCTGGACCGCGTGCTCACTGAGTTCACCGCGCTGTATCGCGACGTGCTCGCGGTGCAAACCAGCGCCGGGGCGCCGCTGATTAACGCTGACATCGCCGACATAGTCGAGCAGCTCGCACGGCGCTCGTCCGCAGAACGCACCGTGCGCGTACTCGACCACATTCTCGCCACGCGCACCCGACTGGAGGGCAACGTTGCACCCCAACTCGCATTCGAAGCCCTGTTGGTGGGCATCCTTCGAAGCTAG
- the topA gene encoding type I DNA topoisomerase produces the protein MTPQRLVIVESPTKATKIAGFLGKEYSVTSSRGHVRDLPTSASDVPTKYKGEKWARTGVNVDDDFAPIYVVGADKKATIRELKAKLKDVDELLLATDGDREGEAIAWHLLEELKPKIPVKRMVFHEITKQAIQEAVENPRELDVSLVDAQETRRILDRLYGYEVSPVLWKKVMPKLSAGRVQSVATRLIVDRERERIAFVPAAYWDLDLTLDAGEHREPRTFPGRLVSVDGQKVAQGRDFDSEGQAKDPYVMVLDEPSATKLADGLRDADIVVTAVEAKPYSRRPYEPFRTTTLQQEAGRKLHFTSQRTMSVAQDLYEQGFITYMRTDSVTLSSQAIKAARGAVAGLFGEKFLSPKPRVYASKVKNAQEAHEAIRPAGDEFVHPDKAGLNGDHYRLYQLIWMRTVASQMADAVGEQMSLSFQATVDGQALELAASGRTITFPGFLKAYVVSVDEGAADDQQSRLPELAEGDQLAAYAVAASGHQTKPPARYTEPSLVAKLEELEIGRPSTYASIIRTITARDYVFKKGSALVPTWLAFAVTRLLEAHFSELIDYDFTAHLEDQLDEIASGRAKRLAVLNDFYFGPEGKTAQGLQTLVTELGDIDAKALSTFPLGDSGIDVRVGRYGTYVEAEGGKKRANVPEDLPPDQLTVEAAEEFLSQPLDEQRELGIDEATGLTIVAKNGRFGPYVTELLPEDAPKSKKPRTGSLFKSMSLETVTLDKALQLLSLPRVVGTTEDGTEITAQNGRYGPYLKKGTDSRSLTSEDEIFTITMEQAEAIYAQPKQRGRAAAKPPLLELGEDPASGKPVVVKDGRYGPYITDGETNVTVPRGEDPATLTASRAFELLAAKRAKGPAPKRKTTRRKTTKKKS, from the coding sequence ATGACCCCACAGCGCCTCGTGATCGTTGAGTCACCCACCAAGGCCACCAAAATCGCTGGTTTCCTCGGTAAGGAGTACTCGGTCACCTCGAGCCGCGGCCACGTCCGCGACCTTCCCACCAGCGCGTCCGACGTGCCCACGAAATACAAGGGCGAGAAGTGGGCGCGCACCGGCGTGAACGTGGATGACGACTTCGCGCCCATCTACGTCGTAGGTGCGGATAAGAAAGCCACCATCAGGGAGCTGAAGGCCAAGCTGAAGGACGTCGACGAACTCCTGCTCGCCACCGATGGTGACCGCGAAGGCGAAGCGATCGCTTGGCACCTCCTCGAGGAACTGAAACCGAAGATCCCCGTCAAGCGGATGGTGTTCCACGAGATCACCAAGCAGGCTATCCAAGAGGCGGTGGAGAACCCGCGTGAGCTCGACGTCAGCCTTGTAGATGCGCAGGAGACCCGACGCATCTTGGACCGTCTCTACGGCTACGAGGTCTCCCCGGTGCTGTGGAAGAAAGTGATGCCAAAGCTCTCCGCCGGTCGTGTGCAGTCGGTGGCCACCCGACTCATCGTCGATCGGGAGCGCGAGCGCATCGCGTTCGTGCCTGCCGCGTATTGGGACCTCGACCTCACGCTGGATGCCGGCGAGCACCGCGAACCGCGCACATTCCCCGGGCGGCTCGTGTCTGTCGATGGGCAGAAGGTGGCCCAAGGTAGAGACTTCGACTCCGAGGGCCAGGCCAAAGACCCCTACGTGATGGTGCTCGACGAGCCCAGCGCCACCAAGCTCGCCGACGGCCTGCGCGACGCGGACATCGTCGTGACAGCCGTCGAAGCAAAGCCGTACAGCCGTCGTCCGTACGAGCCGTTCCGCACCACGACGCTGCAGCAGGAGGCGGGCCGTAAGCTGCACTTCACGTCGCAGCGCACGATGTCAGTGGCCCAAGATCTGTATGAGCAGGGCTTCATCACGTACATGCGTACCGATTCGGTGACGCTCTCCAGCCAGGCCATCAAGGCCGCGCGAGGCGCCGTCGCTGGGCTGTTCGGCGAGAAGTTCCTCTCCCCGAAGCCGCGGGTGTACGCGTCGAAGGTGAAGAACGCGCAGGAAGCGCACGAGGCCATCCGTCCAGCCGGCGACGAGTTCGTGCACCCCGACAAAGCCGGCCTGAATGGCGACCACTACCGCCTCTACCAGCTCATTTGGATGCGCACGGTCGCTTCCCAGATGGCCGACGCGGTGGGCGAGCAGATGTCGCTGTCGTTCCAAGCCACCGTCGATGGTCAAGCACTGGAACTCGCCGCGTCTGGTCGCACCATCACGTTCCCCGGCTTCCTCAAGGCGTACGTCGTGAGCGTCGACGAAGGCGCCGCCGACGATCAGCAGTCGCGCCTTCCGGAACTAGCCGAGGGCGACCAGCTCGCCGCCTACGCCGTCGCCGCATCGGGGCACCAGACGAAGCCCCCCGCCCGGTACACCGAGCCGTCGCTCGTCGCGAAGCTCGAAGAGCTCGAGATCGGCCGCCCCTCTACGTATGCGTCGATCATTCGCACCATCACCGCACGCGACTACGTGTTCAAGAAGGGGTCGGCACTGGTGCCCACGTGGCTCGCGTTCGCGGTGACGAGGCTGCTCGAAGCGCACTTCTCGGAGCTCATCGATTACGACTTCACCGCGCACCTCGAGGATCAGCTCGACGAGATCGCGTCGGGCAGGGCGAAGCGCCTCGCTGTACTCAACGACTTCTACTTCGGCCCGGAGGGGAAGACGGCCCAGGGTTTGCAGACACTCGTCACGGAGTTGGGCGACATCGACGCGAAGGCGCTGTCCACCTTCCCGCTCGGTGATTCCGGCATCGACGTGCGCGTCGGGCGCTACGGCACCTACGTCGAAGCGGAGGGCGGCAAGAAGCGAGCCAACGTGCCCGAAGACCTTCCTCCGGATCAGCTCACCGTCGAAGCGGCAGAAGAGTTCCTCAGCCAGCCGCTCGACGAGCAGCGAGAGCTCGGCATCGACGAAGCGACGGGGCTGACCATCGTCGCGAAGAACGGGCGTTTCGGGCCGTACGTCACCGAGCTGCTGCCCGAGGATGCGCCGAAGTCGAAGAAGCCGCGCACCGGATCACTGTTTAAGTCGATGTCGCTGGAGACGGTCACTCTCGACAAGGCCCTTCAATTGCTCAGCCTGCCGCGCGTCGTCGGGACAACCGAGGACGGCACGGAGATCACGGCGCAAAACGGGCGGTACGGACCGTACCTCAAGAAGGGCACGGACTCCCGTTCGCTCACGAGTGAGGACGAGATCTTCACCATCACCATGGAGCAGGCTGAGGCCATCTACGCGCAGCCTAAACAGCGTGGTCGGGCCGCCGCGAAGCCGCCGTTGCTTGAGCTGGGAGAAGACCCGGCCAGCGGCAAACCTGTCGTGGTGAAAGATGGGCGCTATGGTCCGTATATCACCGACGGTGAGACCAACGTGACGGTTCCGCGCGGGGAAGACCCGGCCACCTTGACCGCATCTCGCGCCTTCGAGCTGCTGGCGGCCAAGCGCGCCAAGGGTCCGGCCCCCAAGCGCAAGACCACCAGACGTAAGACGACGAAGAAGAAGTCCTGA